In a genomic window of Agarivorans albus:
- a CDS encoding sugar nucleotide-binding protein has protein sequence MQNVLVTGLNGRLAPYLKQALDKQGIAVHGFNRQELDITNRAQQLGYVRGNHIDAIFHLATGPEEWLACLAGIAGEQNIPMLFTSTESVFNPESTGPFTPEHPADAVNDYGLYKISCEQAALAANPNTIIARLGWQMFDNFEQDNLLTHVRDMHAEKGYLAASTEWLPAVAFVEHSMQCLVTLAKQAKPGIYHVGGNEQGLSFYQLVQMINQKYQLNWDIRPGSDPQRDGRIIDSRVACGSIAEQLAI, from the coding sequence ATGCAAAACGTATTAGTAACCGGTCTAAATGGTCGACTTGCACCTTACCTTAAACAAGCGCTAGACAAGCAAGGCATTGCAGTACATGGCTTTAATCGCCAAGAGCTAGACATTACCAACCGCGCGCAGCAGCTAGGCTATGTTCGCGGCAACCACATCGATGCAATATTTCACTTAGCTACAGGGCCCGAAGAGTGGCTGGCTTGTCTGGCTGGCATTGCTGGTGAACAAAATATTCCAATGCTATTTACCAGCACCGAAAGTGTATTTAACCCAGAGAGCACCGGCCCTTTCACCCCAGAGCATCCCGCAGATGCGGTAAATGATTATGGGCTATACAAAATAAGCTGTGAACAGGCAGCCCTTGCCGCTAACCCCAATACCATTATTGCTCGCCTAGGCTGGCAAATGTTCGACAACTTCGAGCAAGATAACCTACTTACACATGTTAGAGATATGCATGCTGAGAAAGGTTACTTGGCTGCTAGCACCGAGTGGTTACCAGCCGTGGCCTTTGTTGAACATAGCATGCAGTGCTTAGTCACTTTGGCTAAGCAAGCCAAACCGGGGATATATCATGTAGGCGGTAATGAGCAAGGCTTGTCTTTCTACCAACTGGTGCAAATGATCAATCAAAAGTACCAGTTAAACTGGGACATTCGCCCCGGTAGCGATCCACAGCGAGATGGCCGAATCATCGACTCACGAGTGGCATGTGGCAGCATCGCCGAGCAACTGGCTATATAA
- a CDS encoding PLP-dependent aminotransferase family protein, with amino-acid sequence MTLYEQFAQELKEQISQAYYPVGQKLPSIREMSKARGVSISTVQESYRLLEDAGFVRSKLKSGYYVQQPPSTAQLPETSQPEQRPVPIDNWQAVLELMMTESNSHFLALGRGSPDTELSSLKPLQRLLSDNIKYQSKQVFSCSKGNGLFKLRVQIARLMQNSGCHIHPDNIQITAGCQEALSLSLKALTQPGDIVAIDSPNFYGSMQAIQSNQLKVIEIPTHPETGISLPALELALEQWPIKVLQLIPTSNNPLGYVMPEKNKLKLLKMAEKYDFAIIEDDILGDGYYQTPRPRSLKSYDSQDRVLFCSSFSKTIAPGLRVGWVAPGRYGQMLTHLKFVTSLGANSLPLLAVADFIEQGHYEKHLRLAKQQYQARRDLMLHWVQRYFPSGSKMSFPKGGFFLWVELPESIDSLVLNENLKPFNIGIAAGSLFSAAGKYQNCLRISYANKPSERIEQAIKIVGEQAKILLQQALARA; translated from the coding sequence ATGACCCTCTACGAGCAATTTGCACAAGAACTTAAGGAACAAATCTCTCAAGCCTATTACCCGGTTGGCCAAAAGCTGCCTTCTATTCGCGAGATGAGTAAGGCGAGAGGGGTAAGTATTTCTACGGTGCAAGAGAGTTATCGATTGTTAGAAGATGCCGGTTTTGTTCGCAGTAAGCTCAAGTCGGGTTATTATGTTCAACAACCTCCAAGCACCGCACAGCTGCCAGAAACCAGCCAACCAGAGCAACGCCCTGTGCCGATCGACAATTGGCAAGCGGTGTTAGAGCTTATGATGACAGAAAGCAATAGTCACTTTCTCGCCTTAGGCAGAGGCTCACCTGATACAGAGTTAAGCAGTTTAAAACCATTGCAGCGCTTACTTAGCGACAATATTAAGTATCAAAGCAAACAAGTTTTTAGCTGCTCAAAAGGCAATGGTTTGTTTAAGTTACGGGTGCAAATTGCTCGCCTAATGCAGAACTCTGGTTGTCATATTCATCCCGATAACATCCAAATTACCGCCGGTTGCCAGGAAGCACTATCGTTAAGTTTAAAAGCACTCACCCAGCCTGGTGATATTGTGGCGATTGATTCACCCAACTTTTATGGCTCGATGCAGGCGATTCAATCTAACCAATTGAAAGTTATTGAGATCCCAACCCATCCAGAAACCGGCATAAGTTTGCCCGCCCTAGAACTTGCTCTAGAGCAGTGGCCAATCAAAGTGCTGCAACTAATCCCAACATCTAATAACCCTTTGGGTTATGTGATGCCCGAAAAGAACAAACTAAAGCTGCTTAAAATGGCCGAGAAGTACGATTTCGCCATTATTGAGGACGACATTCTAGGCGACGGCTATTACCAAACACCTCGCCCGCGCAGTTTAAAGTCCTACGATAGCCAAGATAGAGTGTTGTTTTGCTCGTCGTTTTCTAAAACCATTGCCCCAGGCTTGCGTGTGGGCTGGGTAGCACCTGGCCGTTATGGGCAAATGCTCACTCACTTAAAATTTGTTACCTCACTGGGCGCTAACAGCTTACCCCTGCTGGCAGTGGCCGATTTTATCGAGCAAGGGCACTACGAAAAACACCTCAGACTGGCAAAGCAGCAGTATCAAGCAAGGCGCGATTTGATGCTCCATTGGGTACAGCGCTACTTTCCTAGCGGCAGTAAAATGAGCTTTCCTAAAGGCGGATTCTTTTTGTGGGTAGAGTTACCAGAGTCAATCGACAGCTTGGTGCTAAACGAAAACTTAAAGCCGTTTAACATTGGTATCGCGGCTGGCAGCTTGTTTTCTGCAGCTGGCAAATATCAAAACTGTTTACGCATAAGTTACGCCAACAAACCCAGTGAGCGCATAGAGCAAGCCATCAAAATTGTTGGCGAACAGGCAAAGATTCTCTTACAGCAAGCCTTAGCGCGAGCTTAA
- a CDS encoding DUF1127 domain-containing protein, whose protein sequence is MQIQVSFHMGFHALIKRLALYRARRRSRRALLALNDELLKDIGLSRAQALAEGSKPFWQAGNAGRSHSDKNNRQSSGHKFTQKLKA, encoded by the coding sequence ATGCAGATACAAGTTTCTTTCCATATGGGGTTTCATGCACTGATTAAGCGCCTTGCCCTGTATCGAGCACGTCGCCGCAGTCGCAGAGCTTTGCTAGCCTTGAATGACGAGTTGCTCAAAGATATTGGTTTAAGCCGAGCGCAAGCCTTAGCTGAAGGCAGTAAACCTTTTTGGCAAGCAGGTAACGCTGGGCGTAGCCATAGTGACAAAAATAATCGGCAAAGCAGCGGGCATAAGTTTACTCAAAAACTAAAGGCTTAA
- a CDS encoding di-heme-cytochrome C peroxidase produces MSKVLSSKLARLGIILLVLLVVYLLMLLSSDKVKSITDALTPPNLPELQVVHQDGSWLKQYWPEQNWGSKGDYVSDDARKYHHISQGTRTIPIPYQWFVSLEQPSGSLWSLLLLNGFSDNGLLSANEFLLRFGFIRSQVTEQNPDGLPIGFARTDSVNLPGYPTRTAGIGFTCAACHTGHFIHGEGENKTEYVIDGAPATTDLSLLTETLAAALGQTLLSSKLPILDGRFDRFARRVLGASYSPANKLSLAEELASIVAASEGQQDVIQVNEGFMRLDALNRIGNQVFAENINRRENYHAINAPVNYPHLWSASWFNWVQYDASIMSPLIRNAGEAMGVNAYVDMQSAMDDNRFSSSIPMQNLVWLEHFLGGEQPSQTKGFSGLQPPKWQFGPIDQQKAELGASLYQAKCQGCHLPPLDSQEIWQEQYFSPIVYHQNGEQKQTAEKVLQLKLIDLSQVGTDPAQANVLATRTLSTAGVSNVAAANVTPGLGIDETICGENPNQLYGSQMVGANYWKKNNAAKKKAAQLVDLPVNDSGEVLFGLALGAIVQETVNAWFKQQGVSDKALQAEFEGGRPNCIRVTSGYKARPLNGVWATAPFLHNGSVATLRDLLCPEGGERPKYLQLGNIGYDAVNLGLQQPEGFEKVANKALRKGQQYTAEGYFILDTSIPGNHNSGHHFSDLYDPGKHYLDQPKGVIGTAFDSQQCDAILEYLKTI; encoded by the coding sequence ATGAGTAAGGTGTTATCTAGCAAACTGGCTCGTTTAGGCATCATATTGTTGGTGCTGCTAGTGGTGTATTTATTGATGCTACTAAGCAGTGACAAGGTGAAGAGCATTACCGATGCCTTAACGCCGCCTAATTTGCCCGAGCTGCAAGTTGTTCACCAAGATGGCTCTTGGCTAAAACAGTATTGGCCAGAGCAAAACTGGGGCAGCAAAGGTGATTATGTTAGTGATGATGCTAGGAAGTACCATCACATTTCCCAAGGTACTCGCACCATTCCCATTCCTTACCAATGGTTTGTGAGTTTAGAGCAACCCAGCGGCTCACTTTGGTCTTTGCTGTTGCTAAACGGTTTTTCTGATAATGGCTTGCTTTCGGCAAACGAGTTTTTGCTGCGTTTTGGCTTTATTCGTTCACAAGTTACTGAGCAAAATCCCGATGGTTTACCTATTGGTTTTGCTCGCACCGATTCCGTTAATTTGCCTGGTTATCCAACCCGTACCGCGGGCATTGGTTTTACTTGTGCGGCTTGTCATACCGGCCACTTTATTCATGGGGAAGGGGAGAACAAAACCGAGTATGTGATTGATGGCGCTCCCGCCACCACCGACTTAAGTTTGCTTACCGAAACTTTAGCCGCTGCGCTGGGGCAAACTTTGCTTTCGAGTAAGTTACCCATTTTAGATGGGCGATTTGACCGCTTTGCTCGCCGAGTGCTTGGTGCTAGTTATAGCCCAGCCAACAAGCTGTCTTTGGCTGAAGAGTTAGCCAGCATTGTTGCAGCTAGCGAAGGGCAGCAAGATGTTATTCAAGTAAACGAAGGCTTTATGCGCTTAGATGCGCTAAACCGCATTGGTAACCAGGTATTTGCCGAGAACATTAATCGCCGTGAAAATTACCACGCGATAAATGCGCCAGTTAATTATCCGCATTTATGGAGCGCTTCTTGGTTTAACTGGGTGCAGTACGATGCTTCAATTATGAGCCCGCTGATTCGCAATGCGGGCGAAGCGATGGGGGTAAATGCCTACGTGGATATGCAAAGCGCTATGGATGACAATCGCTTTAGCTCGTCAATCCCAATGCAAAACTTAGTGTGGCTAGAACACTTTCTTGGTGGCGAACAACCTAGCCAAACTAAGGGCTTTTCCGGTTTACAGCCACCTAAGTGGCAATTTGGCCCAATAGATCAACAAAAAGCCGAGCTTGGGGCATCACTTTATCAAGCTAAGTGTCAGGGCTGCCATTTACCGCCCTTAGACAGCCAAGAGATTTGGCAAGAGCAATACTTTTCACCGATTGTTTATCATCAAAATGGCGAGCAAAAACAAACCGCAGAAAAAGTACTGCAACTTAAGCTTATTGATTTGTCGCAAGTTGGGACCGATCCTGCTCAGGCAAATGTATTGGCTACTCGCACCTTAAGCACGGCTGGAGTAAGCAATGTAGCTGCTGCGAACGTGACTCCAGGTTTAGGCATTGATGAAACAATTTGTGGCGAAAACCCTAACCAGCTTTATGGCAGCCAAATGGTTGGCGCTAACTATTGGAAGAAAAATAACGCTGCGAAGAAAAAAGCAGCCCAGCTGGTGGACTTGCCGGTAAACGATAGCGGCGAAGTATTATTTGGCTTAGCGCTGGGCGCCATAGTGCAGGAAACCGTTAACGCTTGGTTTAAACAACAGGGCGTGAGTGATAAAGCCCTACAAGCTGAGTTTGAAGGAGGACGCCCCAACTGTATTCGAGTCACTTCTGGCTATAAAGCTCGCCCACTGAATGGTGTTTGGGCTACTGCGCCATTTTTGCATAACGGTTCTGTAGCAACATTGCGTGATTTGCTTTGCCCAGAGGGAGGCGAGCGTCCTAAGTATTTGCAGTTGGGTAACATTGGCTATGACGCGGTGAATCTAGGATTACAGCAGCCTGAAGGTTTTGAAAAAGTGGCTAACAAAGCGCTGAGAAAAGGTCAGCAATATACCGCTGAAGGCTACTTTATCTTAGATACTTCAATACCGGGTAATCATAACAGTGGCCATCACTTCTCAGATTTATACGATCCTGGTAAACATTATTTGGATCAACCTAAAGGGGTGATTGGCACTGCCTTTGATTCGCAGCAATGTGACGCGATACTTGAGTACCTAAAAACGATCTAA
- a CDS encoding iron-containing alcohol dehydrogenase, whose translation MLNFSFQNSTQIHFGERQIATIANEIPADAKVLVTYGGGSIKSNGVYDQVAKALENHQWSEFSGIEPNPSYHTLMRAVEQIKAEGLDYILAVGGGSVIDGSKFIAAAACYQGDDPWDIIAKQHPVDTALPLGAVLTLPATGSETNPAAVVTRDGTKLPFYALAVRPKFAVLDPSVTLSLSPRQVSNGVVDAFVHVMEQYLTYPVNAKIQDRFAEGILLTLIEEGPKALAEESSKDLEVRANIMWAATMALNGLIGAGVPQDWASHMLGHELTAAYGVDHARSLSITLPAVMKIRREAKADKLLQYAERIWGISEGDKQQRIDQAIAATEAFFRSMQVPVRLSDIELGASDVEVLLTKLEQHQMVALGEDKKITLEVSREILNAAL comes from the coding sequence ATGTTAAATTTTTCGTTCCAAAACAGTACCCAAATCCATTTTGGCGAGAGGCAAATAGCTACCATCGCTAACGAAATCCCGGCGGATGCCAAAGTATTGGTCACCTATGGTGGAGGCTCAATCAAAAGCAATGGCGTTTATGACCAAGTTGCAAAGGCCTTAGAAAATCACCAGTGGTCTGAGTTTTCGGGCATCGAGCCTAACCCTAGCTATCACACGCTTATGCGTGCTGTTGAACAAATTAAAGCGGAAGGGCTTGACTACATTCTTGCTGTAGGCGGTGGCTCGGTAATTGATGGCAGCAAGTTTATCGCTGCTGCAGCTTGTTACCAAGGCGATGATCCTTGGGACATTATTGCCAAGCAACACCCGGTTGATACAGCCTTGCCATTAGGAGCAGTGCTCACCTTGCCAGCCACTGGCTCAGAAACCAACCCAGCAGCAGTGGTCACCCGTGACGGCACTAAATTACCTTTTTATGCCCTAGCAGTGCGCCCTAAGTTTGCAGTTTTAGACCCAAGCGTAACCTTAAGTTTATCGCCCCGCCAAGTAAGCAATGGTGTGGTAGATGCTTTTGTTCACGTAATGGAGCAATACCTCACTTATCCGGTAAACGCCAAAATCCAAGATCGCTTTGCCGAAGGCATTTTACTCACTTTAATTGAAGAAGGCCCAAAAGCACTTGCCGAAGAGAGCAGCAAAGACTTAGAGGTTCGCGCTAACATTATGTGGGCAGCCACCATGGCCTTAAACGGCTTAATTGGTGCTGGCGTGCCGCAAGATTGGGCAAGCCACATGTTGGGCCACGAGTTAACCGCCGCTTATGGCGTTGACCACGCACGTAGCTTGTCGATAACTTTACCTGCGGTAATGAAAATTCGCCGTGAAGCAAAAGCCGACAAATTGCTGCAATACGCAGAACGTATTTGGGGCATAAGCGAAGGCGACAAGCAGCAACGCATCGATCAAGCGATTGCCGCTACCGAAGCCTTCTTCCGTAGCATGCAAGTTCCAGTGCGCTTAAGTGACATCGAACTAGGCGCTAGCGATGTAGAGGTTTTGTTGACTAAGTTAGAGCAACACCAAATGGTGGCTTTAGGTGAAGATAAAAAAATTACTTTAGAGGTTAGCCGCGAAATCCTAAACGCCGCGCTATAA
- a CDS encoding type 1 glutamine amidotransferase domain-containing protein encodes MSTAKKILMVLTSHDQLGNTEHKTGFWVEEFAAPYYVFLDAGANITLASPNGGQPPIDPNSELPDFQTDATRRFDQDDAAKQQLATTLKLADVDAGDYDAVFYPGGHGPLWDLTDNPQSISLLENFVAQNKPVAAVCHASAALLNVKQADGQLLVKGKAATGFTNSEEAAVQLTEVVPFLLEDELKARGADYQAVADWNPFAIQDGLMITGQNPASSEMAAEKVLQHLA; translated from the coding sequence ATGAGCACAGCTAAGAAAATCCTAATGGTTCTAACTTCTCACGACCAACTGGGTAATACCGAACACAAAACTGGTTTTTGGGTAGAAGAATTTGCCGCCCCTTATTATGTGTTTTTAGATGCTGGAGCAAACATCACCTTAGCATCACCTAATGGCGGCCAACCACCCATAGACCCAAATAGCGAGCTCCCTGATTTTCAAACCGATGCCACTCGCCGCTTTGACCAAGACGACGCTGCAAAACAACAGTTAGCCACTACACTTAAGCTCGCCGACGTAGATGCTGGTGATTACGATGCGGTGTTTTACCCCGGTGGTCATGGTCCATTGTGGGATCTCACCGACAACCCACAATCTATCTCACTACTAGAGAACTTTGTTGCGCAAAACAAACCAGTTGCAGCAGTTTGCCATGCCAGCGCAGCCTTACTAAATGTAAAACAAGCCGATGGCCAATTACTGGTAAAAGGCAAAGCAGCAACCGGCTTTACCAACAGTGAAGAAGCCGCAGTACAACTTACCGAGGTGGTGCCATTTTTGTTAGAAGATGAGTTAAAAGCCCGCGGTGCAGATTACCAAGCAGTAGCCGACTGGAACCCTTTTGCGATTCAAGATGGTTTAATGATTACCGGTCAAAATCCGGCATCTTCAGAAATGGCTGCAGAAAAAGTACTACAACACTTGGCCTAA
- a CDS encoding LysR family transcriptional regulator: MSVSFEQLKSMVVFAQVVEQGSFSAAAKHIGITRAVVSYHIKKLEQQLGLSLLNRSTRSLHLTEAGEQYYQRCHNIAEQAKAANLQIENLKQEPEGSLKISCPVNAGLQTIVPVINEFRRLYPKVNIELVLSDDVVNIIQDGFDLAIRGAELNDSGLQAAKLTTLSTCLCAAPEYLNKHGRPTKPADLDAHQWVIYTAGSSTLQLSKGSRSFSIKTKGGMSTNNAAVRTAFIEGGHGLGRVPLYDALPKIQAGKLEVLMADYQLQDIDVYCVFPKGSASSKKLRLLIDYLKQSLAKQESLRAR; this comes from the coding sequence ATGAGCGTTAGCTTTGAACAGCTAAAAAGTATGGTGGTATTTGCACAGGTGGTGGAGCAGGGCAGTTTTAGCGCTGCCGCAAAGCATATTGGCATTACCCGCGCGGTGGTTAGTTACCACATCAAAAAGCTGGAACAGCAACTAGGGCTTAGCTTATTAAATCGCTCAACCCGAAGTTTGCATTTAACCGAGGCTGGCGAGCAATACTATCAGCGCTGTCATAACATTGCCGAGCAAGCTAAAGCCGCAAATTTACAGATAGAAAACCTTAAGCAAGAGCCGGAAGGTTCGCTGAAAATTTCTTGTCCGGTAAACGCTGGCCTACAAACTATAGTGCCAGTGATTAACGAGTTTCGCCGTTTGTATCCCAAGGTGAATATCGAGCTGGTATTAAGTGATGATGTGGTAAATATTATTCAAGATGGTTTCGACTTAGCCATCCGCGGAGCAGAGCTTAACGACTCTGGTTTGCAAGCCGCCAAGCTAACCACCTTAAGTACCTGCTTATGCGCTGCCCCAGAATACTTAAATAAGCATGGCCGGCCGACTAAACCTGCAGATTTAGATGCCCACCAATGGGTTATTTATACCGCAGGCTCAAGTACCTTACAGCTAAGCAAAGGTTCTCGTTCTTTTAGCATTAAAACCAAAGGTGGCATGAGCACCAATAATGCAGCAGTGCGTACTGCCTTTATTGAAGGTGGCCATGGCCTGGGCCGTGTTCCCTTGTACGACGCCTTGCCAAAAATACAGGCCGGAAAGCTAGAAGTGCTTATGGCTGATTATCAATTACAAGATATTGATGTGTATTGTGTTTTTCCTAAAGGCTCGGCGAGTTCTAAGAAGTTGCGTTTACTCATCGATTACTTAAAACAGAGCCTAGCAAAACAAGAATCGCTGCGAGCGCGCTAG
- a CDS encoding EamA family transporter, translating into MFFFIALTATFAYALQGVLMAKVYRQSDLLSAVAYRGLSLLISMSPLLLLVPLSAYSGFINHAGWLVLAAGLAALANWANAIAFVRLSVGIASALSMAFTALFVGLLGELLLDERLSPLQWLMAGLTLLAVLLLGASQTRTNTKSSESAAQYKPLIGIVASACYGALMSCALILVAKMSRDSHPFLVGFSWEVMIGVVAMLMAFARGKLSGQAGMQKVTAAQFKQILIFASPTVIGTGCYALAMTLGPLAIAAAVLSTMMVFSMLLGWWLLAEKPTLKQWAMISLVCISVIGLKLVV; encoded by the coding sequence TTGTTCTTTTTTATCGCCTTAACCGCTACCTTTGCCTATGCCCTACAAGGGGTGCTAATGGCCAAGGTTTATCGCCAATCAGATCTGCTTAGTGCGGTGGCCTACCGCGGTTTAAGTTTGTTAATTAGCATGTCTCCCTTACTGCTATTGGTGCCGCTGTCTGCGTATTCTGGTTTTATTAATCATGCTGGTTGGTTGGTACTAGCGGCGGGTTTAGCCGCCTTGGCTAACTGGGCTAATGCAATAGCCTTTGTAAGGTTATCTGTGGGCATTGCTAGCGCTTTATCTATGGCATTTACGGCGCTGTTTGTCGGCTTGTTGGGCGAATTACTGTTAGATGAGCGTTTGAGTCCATTGCAATGGTTAATGGCCGGACTAACCTTACTTGCTGTGCTGCTGTTGGGAGCAAGTCAAACTCGTACTAACACTAAATCCTCGGAGAGTGCCGCTCAATACAAACCGCTTATTGGCATTGTAGCCAGTGCTTGTTATGGCGCTTTAATGTCTTGCGCGTTGATACTGGTGGCTAAAATGTCGCGCGACAGTCACCCATTTTTAGTGGGTTTTAGCTGGGAAGTGATGATTGGCGTGGTGGCTATGTTAATGGCGTTCGCGCGAGGCAAGCTTAGTGGCCAAGCCGGAATGCAAAAGGTGACAGCTGCGCAATTTAAACAGATCCTCATTTTTGCCTCACCTACGGTCATTGGCACTGGCTGCTATGCCTTAGCGATGACCTTAGGCCCCCTAGCCATTGCGGCAGCTGTGTTAAGCACTATGATGGTATTTAGTATGCTACTCGGCTGGTGGCTATTAGCGGAAAAGCCTACGCTCAAACAGTGGGCAATGATTAGCCTAGTTTGCATTAGTGTTATAGGACTAAAGCTAGTGGTTTAG
- a CDS encoding DUF1772 domain-containing protein, with protein sequence MFEQSLIIAAAFGCGLVAGIFVAFSNFVMPALARLNTQQGLAAMQSINITVLNPGFLGLFMGTAILCLVVLVWQVFFAATINLWLVAAGLCYLLGCFTVTAFANVPRNKALALISVDDAQSEAQSLQWQQYLAEWTYWNHWRSLASALAMLLFMLGS encoded by the coding sequence ATGTTTGAACAAAGCTTAATAATCGCCGCGGCTTTTGGTTGTGGTTTAGTGGCTGGTATTTTTGTGGCATTTTCGAATTTCGTAATGCCTGCTTTGGCTAGGCTGAATACTCAGCAAGGTTTGGCGGCCATGCAAAGCATAAACATTACGGTGCTTAACCCTGGTTTCTTAGGCTTGTTTATGGGCACGGCAATTCTGTGTTTAGTAGTGCTTGTTTGGCAGGTATTTTTTGCCGCAACAATTAACTTATGGCTGGTGGCTGCAGGCCTTTGTTATTTACTGGGCTGCTTTACGGTGACCGCGTTTGCCAACGTACCAAGAAATAAAGCGCTGGCGCTAATTTCCGTGGATGATGCGCAAAGCGAAGCACAAAGCTTGCAGTGGCAGCAATATTTAGCGGAGTGGACCTATTGGAATCACTGGCGCAGCCTTGCTTCTGCGCTAGCGATGTTACTGTTTATGTTGGGTTCATAG
- a CDS encoding LysR family transcriptional regulator, giving the protein MINIDWLQTYCTLIETGHFTRTAEKLAMTQPGVSQQIRKLEHYYQKTLLQREGKSFTLTEAGNQVYLQAQQTLAQLNQLELSLKQDDPHAGLCRIASPGSVGLKLYPNLLDLQAKYPDLVFDYKFAPNASIEQMLADRQLDLGFITRPSTLSELATQAFAEEALVLVTPARYNNASWQDLLDLGYVDHPDGAHHSQLLLSANYPEFEQTSQFKLRGFSNQISLILEPIAMGLGFTVLPAHAVAAFAKPELIAASHLANPVSETIYLVQRRYHRLASRFKLVTDNMQQCLVQKQPD; this is encoded by the coding sequence ATGATTAATATCGACTGGCTACAAACCTATTGCACCTTAATTGAAACCGGACATTTTACTCGCACCGCTGAAAAGCTTGCGATGACTCAACCTGGCGTAAGCCAGCAAATTCGTAAGCTAGAACACTACTACCAGAAAACTCTGTTACAACGAGAAGGCAAAAGCTTCACGCTCACAGAGGCGGGCAATCAAGTGTATTTGCAAGCACAGCAAACCTTGGCTCAACTTAACCAGCTTGAACTGTCACTTAAACAAGATGATCCTCATGCCGGTTTGTGTCGGATTGCCAGCCCCGGCAGCGTGGGTTTGAAGCTCTATCCAAATCTGTTGGATTTACAAGCAAAATACCCTGATTTGGTGTTTGATTATAAATTTGCACCCAATGCTAGCATCGAACAAATGCTGGCCGATCGTCAGCTAGATTTAGGTTTTATTACTCGACCCAGTACCCTAAGCGAGCTGGCTACCCAAGCCTTCGCAGAAGAGGCTTTGGTATTGGTAACACCGGCACGATATAACAATGCTAGTTGGCAAGACTTATTAGATTTAGGTTATGTGGACCACCCCGACGGCGCCCATCATTCACAATTGTTATTGTCAGCCAACTACCCAGAGTTTGAGCAAACAAGCCAATTTAAACTTCGCGGATTCTCTAACCAAATTAGTTTGATTTTAGAGCCGATTGCAATGGGCTTGGGCTTTACGGTGTTGCCTGCACACGCAGTGGCCGCTTTTGCCAAACCTGAGCTTATTGCTGCTAGCCATTTAGCTAATCCAGTGAGTGAAACCATTTATTTGGTGCAGCGCCGTTATCATCGTTTGGCCTCCCGCTTTAAGTTGGTCACCGACAATATGCAACAGTGTTTGGTGCAGAAACAGCCTGATTAA
- a CDS encoding YiiX/YebB-like N1pC/P60 family cysteine hydrolase, whose protein sequence is MLKPDPLAKKLKTGDLVFFSGKGLSSDIIRYGTFSKWSHVGMVLELEAYDFVTLWEAVPNSKDTCLYSQQASNGVQVVPLHQRVKQHLGSISIRQLLGGTLSDEHLSKLMQLLEQLKLRHYEQDFWELARAGWEGPFGENQENLDSLFCSELVAAAYQHIGLLDKQKPSNEYTPANLSEKQLTHLNDGFYLSPEIDLFSN, encoded by the coding sequence ATGCTAAAGCCCGACCCACTAGCCAAAAAACTAAAAACTGGCGATTTGGTGTTCTTTTCTGGTAAAGGTTTAAGTAGCGACATTATTCGTTACGGCACGTTTAGCAAATGGTCACATGTTGGCATGGTGCTAGAACTAGAAGCCTATGACTTTGTGACCCTTTGGGAAGCCGTTCCTAATTCAAAAGATACCTGTTTGTACTCCCAACAAGCCAGCAATGGGGTGCAGGTAGTGCCGCTACACCAGCGCGTTAAACAACACTTGGGCAGTATTTCAATTCGCCAGTTGTTAGGTGGAACCTTGTCGGATGAGCACCTAAGCAAATTAATGCAATTGCTTGAACAATTAAAATTACGCCATTATGAACAAGACTTTTGGGAGCTGGCTCGGGCTGGATGGGAAGGCCCATTTGGTGAGAACCAAGAAAACTTAGATTCATTGTTTTGCAGTGAATTAGTGGCAGCGGCCTACCAACATATTGGTTTGTTGGATAAGCAAAAGCCCTCCAATGAATACACTCCTGCGAATCTTTCAGAAAAACAGCTTACTCACTTAAATGATGGTTTCTATTTGTCCCCAGAAATTGATTTGTTCTCAAATTGA